One Cohnella candidum genomic region harbors:
- a CDS encoding S-layer homology domain-containing protein produces the protein MPRLRILSIALFLALLIQVVAAPIGPFTAAVSAAVSDVAPTTSPASGTSITPSRPIYMTFDEPVRRGTGSIVIRNASTNAAVATYDVASDESNLQWVQTTTVMIKTVNAPGNYYIEVPPTAIIGVTSGATFPGLSGTGAGGYVFTVIPAIAPTSLSLNPNAAKVDIDHAPFDLVMKFSQAIKILPAGTIQIRKDSDDSIAETIDLSTIAVDNATFTVTIPVIRSQLSYSTKYYVRIEPGTIADLSDNPYNGITAKTTWSFVTMDKYDDVKPKVASYIPPNGGTLNKPDGNLVLVFDEKVFPGSSSIVIKNPDNSLFCAIPVSSSAVSVNNTTVTVTPQFGSTCPYFVNGSRYSVTLDGQAFRDGTGNYFDGSTWSFTVDVDKTAPTIVSTTPASGSTNVPYPMTTFSAVFSEPVKKVGTATGTIFQTSSPSLKINLNIAVDPSDNKKVNFTISSGSLKVNTRYSINFPANVIQDLNNNAFAGITNPNAWSFETGGAGTTPTLTKAEMDNSSIVLTYSETLDATKVPTNGDFYVTANNTYNAVTGVTISGSTVRLTLQTAVLTTQVVRVSYSLNSSKDKRIQSAQLKEVAAFTNRNVSPDTQAPKPVSGTATPAVVNLVFNKTLATLGTNAQTQFQVLWNGQTINPTFAVANGNTILLSFPAVSTTVGTVAVSYSPGAVPVKDTIGNQAAAFTSFFVANPTDTTAPTLSGATAINTKLVLAYNEALKTTVLPPLTSFTIVAGGVEDPVTAVAINSNTVELTLKTAISKDQQIAITYIPGTNLLSDLNGNPAPAINGMQITGGAVQPTTLSSASASGKVIQLIYSAPLSSANIPLVGQYTVTVGGTKVPVTSLGVSGTQVNLNLETAVAYKQEVKVSYVTTGTALKDVFNQTIGALTDQIATNQTSLLGDLASYLTIDSAGGLQLVPGSLTRTTTQLPSGRSASKYAVDASKLNAAFTAIKTGSGAEIKSTVLTIPIPSSELGAIVSLPLSGLISSQGIVSNGVVRVEYSGTSWEFPIGGTGVVAVAQSSGLDPSVTDLILSIEKASNPVIESAVTSSGGQILGSAVDFTAKIVSNGIVREFTNSSIYVKRSITVSGTGVNPSQLAVMRVDGDSGDLVYVPTVKTKSGNNIIVNFLRKDNSVYAVVNKAPAVFFDMGGHWAERDVAILASKNIVRGVSLTEFEPETNITRADFAEFIARGLGLTGDRSAAARFSDVSNWSSAASYIGAASKAGIVSGDADGGFRPNDNVTREEMASMMIRAMKYAGVQPTVDQSVLNPFSDQGSISSWAREAVIGCVQAGLISGYTPSTVKPKNNATRAQAASMIKRLLLHVNFLDE, from the coding sequence ATGCCGCGTCTTCGCATTTTGTCTATAGCTCTTTTCCTAGCGCTGCTCATCCAAGTGGTTGCTGCTCCTATTGGGCCTTTTACAGCTGCTGTCAGCGCTGCTGTCTCTGATGTTGCGCCTACAACGAGCCCTGCTTCCGGAACAAGCATTACACCAAGCAGGCCCATCTACATGACATTCGACGAGCCGGTGCGCAGGGGGACGGGTTCGATTGTCATTCGGAATGCATCCACGAATGCGGCCGTGGCCACTTATGATGTCGCTAGTGATGAGAGCAATCTACAGTGGGTCCAAACAACGACGGTGATGATTAAAACCGTAAACGCACCAGGTAATTATTATATTGAGGTTCCTCCAACCGCGATTATCGGCGTTACGTCAGGCGCAACTTTCCCAGGACTTTCAGGAACGGGTGCCGGCGGGTATGTGTTTACCGTTATCCCAGCCATTGCTCCGACCAGTCTGAGCTTGAATCCGAACGCGGCGAAAGTGGATATCGATCATGCTCCATTTGACTTGGTCATGAAGTTTTCCCAAGCGATCAAAATCTTGCCTGCTGGAACCATTCAAATCCGCAAGGACTCCGATGACAGCATTGCTGAAACGATAGACCTATCAACGATAGCTGTCGACAATGCAACCTTTACCGTGACAATTCCCGTTATTCGTTCGCAATTGTCGTACAGCACGAAGTATTATGTCCGGATTGAGCCGGGTACGATTGCGGACTTGAGCGATAACCCTTATAACGGGATAACTGCGAAAACGACATGGTCGTTCGTCACGATGGATAAGTACGACGACGTAAAGCCCAAGGTTGCTTCGTACATTCCTCCAAACGGAGGCACTTTGAACAAACCTGATGGGAATCTGGTTCTCGTGTTCGACGAGAAGGTCTTCCCGGGATCCAGCTCCATTGTTATCAAGAATCCGGATAACTCACTATTCTGCGCTATACCGGTGAGTTCGTCTGCCGTATCCGTCAATAATACGACCGTAACGGTGACACCGCAGTTTGGATCCACCTGTCCGTATTTCGTGAACGGTTCGAGATATAGCGTAACTTTAGACGGTCAGGCCTTCCGGGACGGTACGGGCAATTATTTTGACGGAAGCACTTGGAGTTTCACTGTAGATGTGGATAAAACTGCACCTACCATCGTGAGTACCACACCGGCGTCAGGTTCGACCAATGTGCCTTATCCGATGACGACATTCAGCGCCGTATTCAGCGAACCGGTTAAAAAAGTTGGAACCGCGACTGGTACGATTTTTCAAACCAGTTCGCCAAGTTTGAAGATTAACCTGAACATTGCCGTGGACCCTTCTGATAATAAAAAGGTCAACTTTACGATCAGCAGCGGTTCTCTTAAGGTCAATACGCGATATTCGATCAACTTCCCGGCTAACGTCATTCAGGACCTGAACAATAATGCTTTCGCAGGTATTACAAATCCCAATGCCTGGTCTTTCGAAACGGGCGGAGCGGGCACGACGCCGACGCTGACCAAGGCGGAAATGGACAATTCGTCTATCGTCCTCACCTACAGCGAAACTTTGGATGCGACAAAAGTTCCAACGAATGGGGATTTTTACGTAACGGCAAATAATACTTACAATGCTGTCACGGGTGTTACGATTAGCGGAAGCACTGTGCGGTTGACACTGCAAACTGCGGTGTTGACTACCCAGGTTGTGAGGGTTTCTTATTCCTTGAACAGTAGCAAGGATAAACGGATTCAATCCGCACAACTTAAAGAGGTTGCGGCATTCACCAACCGCAATGTTTCGCCGGATACCCAGGCGCCCAAGCCGGTCAGCGGTACGGCGACGCCAGCAGTGGTGAATTTGGTCTTCAATAAAACTTTAGCCACCCTTGGTACCAATGCGCAAACGCAATTCCAAGTTTTATGGAATGGTCAGACGATCAATCCGACGTTTGCTGTGGCGAATGGGAATACCATTTTGTTGTCTTTCCCTGCCGTATCCACGACAGTGGGAACCGTTGCAGTATCCTACTCCCCGGGCGCAGTGCCGGTGAAGGATACCATAGGGAACCAAGCGGCTGCCTTTACATCTTTCTTCGTCGCGAACCCGACGGACACGACGGCGCCTACGCTCTCCGGAGCGACCGCCATTAATACGAAGTTGGTATTGGCGTATAATGAGGCATTGAAAACAACTGTGCTTCCGCCATTGACCAGCTTTACGATCGTGGCTGGCGGCGTGGAAGATCCGGTGACTGCCGTTGCAATCAACAGCAATACTGTTGAACTGACTTTAAAAACGGCGATCTCGAAAGATCAGCAGATCGCGATCACCTATATTCCTGGAACAAACCTTCTCTCGGACTTAAACGGTAATCCTGCGCCTGCTATTAATGGGATGCAGATTACGGGCGGGGCCGTGCAGCCGACCACTTTGTCTTCCGCTTCTGCAAGCGGCAAGGTCATTCAGTTGATTTACTCCGCTCCATTAAGCAGTGCGAATATCCCTTTAGTGGGGCAATATACCGTCACCGTTGGCGGTACGAAGGTGCCTGTAACTTCGCTGGGGGTATCGGGCACGCAAGTGAACTTGAATCTTGAAACGGCAGTCGCATATAAACAAGAAGTAAAAGTCAGTTACGTAACGACCGGTACGGCTCTTAAAGACGTCTTTAACCAGACGATAGGGGCATTGACGGATCAGATCGCTACCAATCAGACTTCCTTGCTAGGAGACTTGGCAAGTTATTTGACCATCGACAGTGCCGGAGGTCTCCAACTGGTTCCCGGCTCCTTGACGAGAACTACGACACAACTTCCATCCGGCAGGTCAGCGAGCAAATACGCTGTTGACGCATCGAAGCTTAATGCCGCGTTTACGGCAATCAAGACCGGGTCCGGAGCAGAGATTAAAAGCACCGTGCTGACGATCCCGATCCCTTCCTCTGAACTTGGCGCGATTGTTAGCTTGCCTTTAAGCGGCTTAATAAGCTCGCAAGGAATCGTTTCTAACGGTGTGGTCCGAGTAGAGTATTCAGGAACAAGTTGGGAATTCCCGATAGGTGGAACTGGAGTTGTCGCAGTTGCTCAGAGTTCAGGTCTTGACCCGTCCGTAACGGATTTAATTCTAAGTATTGAAAAGGCTTCTAATCCAGTTATCGAAAGTGCCGTAACTTCATCAGGCGGACAAATTCTAGGTTCTGCAGTCGACTTCACTGCAAAAATTGTTTCGAATGGAATCGTAAGAGAATTTACGAATTCTTCGATCTACGTCAAACGCTCCATCACAGTCAGCGGCACAGGGGTTAATCCTTCGCAGCTCGCGGTTATGCGCGTTGACGGGGATTCTGGGGATCTCGTATACGTGCCGACGGTAAAGACCAAGTCGGGCAATAACATTATCGTGAACTTCCTCCGCAAGGATAATAGCGTCTATGCGGTCGTGAATAAAGCGCCTGCCGTCTTCTTCGATATGGGCGGTCATTGGGCGGAACGCGACGTGGCGATTCTGGCTTCGAAGAACATCGTCAGGGGAGTCTCCTTGACCGAATTCGAGCCGGAGACGAACATCACGCGGGCCGACTTCGCGGAATTCATCGCACGCGGCCTCGGATTGACCGGCGACCGTTCGGCGGCCGCTCGGTTTAGCGACGTATCGAATTGGTCGAGCGCGGCTTCTTACATCGGCGCGGCGAGCAAAGCGGGCATCGTGTCGGGCGACGCGGATGGCGGCTTCAGGCCGAACGACAACGTGACGCGTGAAGAGATGGCGTCCATGATGATCAGGGCCATGAAGTACGCCGGCGTGCAGCCGACGGTAGACCAGAGCGTTCTGAATCCGTTCTCGGATCAAGGAAGTATTAGCAGCTGGGCTCGCGAGGCGGTCATCGGCTGCGTACAGGCAGGTCTGATCTCCGGATATACGCCGTCGACGGTGAAGCCGAAGAACAACGCGACTCGTGCCCAAGCGGCTTCGATGATCAAACGTCTGCTGCTTCACGTGAACTTCCTCGACGAGTAA
- the metK gene encoding methionine adenosyltransferase → MSIKGRHLFTSESVTEGHPDKICDQISDAVLDAFLEVDPYARVACEVSVATGLVLVIGEISSKADYVDIPAIVRRTIKEIGYTRAKYGFDSSTCAVLTSLNEQSADIAQGVNAALESREGANIREENADIGAGDQGLMFGFATNETPEYMPLPIALAHRLSRRLSEVRKNGTLDYLRPDGKTQVTIQYQDGKPVGVETIVISTQHAEEVTSEQIDRDIREHVIAPVVPAEWLNSETKYFINPTGRFVIGGPQGDAGLTGRKIIVDTYGGYARHGGGAFSGKDPTKVDRSAAYAARYVAKNIVAAGLADKCEIQLAYAIGVARPVSINVDTYGTGKVSEEKLVELIEKNFDLRPAGIIKMLDLRRPIYAQTAAYGHFGRTDLDLPWERLDKVEALKQGASA, encoded by the coding sequence TTGTCGATTAAAGGGCGGCATCTCTTCACATCCGAATCGGTCACGGAAGGCCATCCGGATAAAATATGCGATCAGATTTCCGACGCGGTATTGGACGCGTTTCTTGAAGTGGATCCCTACGCTCGCGTAGCTTGCGAAGTTTCGGTAGCCACAGGACTCGTTCTCGTTATCGGAGAAATCAGCAGTAAAGCGGACTACGTGGACATTCCGGCCATTGTCCGCCGCACGATTAAGGAAATCGGGTACACCCGTGCGAAGTACGGTTTCGACAGTAGCACGTGTGCTGTTCTTACTTCGCTAAACGAGCAGTCGGCCGACATCGCGCAAGGCGTTAACGCCGCTCTTGAAAGCCGGGAAGGCGCGAACATCCGCGAAGAGAACGCGGATATCGGCGCAGGCGACCAAGGCTTGATGTTCGGCTTCGCAACGAACGAAACGCCTGAATACATGCCGTTGCCGATCGCGTTGGCGCACCGTCTGTCGCGCCGTCTGTCGGAAGTGCGCAAGAACGGCACCCTCGACTATCTGCGTCCGGACGGCAAGACGCAAGTGACGATTCAGTATCAGGACGGCAAACCTGTAGGCGTGGAGACCATCGTTATCTCGACCCAGCATGCCGAAGAGGTTACCTCGGAGCAAATCGACCGCGATATTCGCGAACATGTCATCGCTCCGGTCGTTCCGGCGGAATGGCTGAACAGCGAAACCAAATACTTTATCAACCCGACGGGCCGTTTCGTTATCGGCGGACCGCAAGGCGATGCCGGCCTCACCGGCCGCAAAATCATCGTCGACACCTACGGCGGCTATGCTCGCCATGGTGGCGGAGCCTTCTCCGGCAAAGATCCGACGAAGGTCGACCGTTCCGCAGCTTACGCTGCTCGTTATGTCGCGAAGAATATCGTTGCCGCAGGTCTTGCCGACAAGTGCGAAATCCAGCTGGCTTACGCGATCGGCGTAGCCCGCCCGGTATCCATCAATGTGGACACTTACGGCACGGGTAAAGTGAGTGAAGAGAAGCTCGTTGAGCTGATCGAGAAAAACTTCGATCTGCGCCCGGCCGGCATAATCAAAATGCTCGACCTGCGACGTCCGATCTACGCGCAGACCGCGGCATACGGTCATTTTGGCCGTACCGACCTTGACCTGCCGTGGGAACGCTTGGACAAAGTCGAGGCTTTGAAGCAAGGCGCATCGGCATAA
- a CDS encoding alpha/beta-type small acid-soluble spore protein encodes MAGSRRRKLVPECDPAIQQMKYEVAGELGIPIGGTSSLAGLDSEMAGELGSIGGTSGGQNYLGFITAREAGSIGGYITKRLVQQAEQQAQQTIL; translated from the coding sequence ATGGCAGGCAGCAGACGAAGAAAATTGGTGCCGGAATGCGACCCCGCGATTCAGCAAATGAAGTACGAAGTTGCGGGCGAGTTGGGAATTCCGATCGGCGGTACGTCCTCGCTCGCGGGTTTGGACTCCGAAATGGCGGGCGAATTGGGCAGTATCGGGGGAACGTCAGGCGGACAGAACTACCTGGGTTTTATAACCGCCCGGGAAGCGGGTTCGATCGGCGGATATATTACGAAAAGGTTGGTTCAACAGGCGGAGCAGCAAGCGCAGCAAACGATTCTGTAA
- the rfbD gene encoding dTDP-4-dehydrorhamnose reductase, whose amino-acid sequence MADFTVVVTGAGGQLGQELVSLRRPGVTFIGLDREQLDITDSSSCRQVMERINPDAVIHAAAYTAVDLAESEPEKAYLINVTGTRNMAEATESVGAKFCYVSTDYVFDGRGKQPYGEDDRTGPQTVYGRTKLEGEQAALAACSRTFVVRTSWVYGKYGANFVHTMLKLAETRPSLTVVNDQTGSPTYTLDLARFLTDLVLTELYGVYHASNSGTCTWFQFAQAIFEESGKSVQVLPCTTQEFPRPAPRPAYSVLGHDAMERAGFEPMRHWRQALRDFLVKD is encoded by the coding sequence ATGGCTGATTTTACGGTAGTTGTTACCGGAGCAGGAGGACAACTGGGGCAGGAATTAGTGAGCCTACGGCGCCCAGGAGTCACTTTCATCGGTCTGGATCGCGAGCAGCTCGATATCACGGACAGCTCATCCTGCCGTCAGGTGATGGAGCGAATCAATCCCGATGCCGTCATCCATGCGGCTGCATACACCGCGGTGGATCTCGCCGAATCGGAACCGGAAAAGGCCTACCTTATTAACGTAACGGGAACCCGTAATATGGCTGAAGCAACGGAATCCGTCGGCGCGAAGTTTTGCTATGTCAGTACCGATTACGTTTTCGACGGCCGGGGGAAGCAGCCTTACGGCGAAGACGACCGCACCGGTCCGCAAACGGTGTACGGAAGAACGAAGCTCGAGGGTGAGCAGGCTGCCTTAGCTGCTTGCAGCCGCACTTTCGTCGTACGAACATCTTGGGTCTATGGAAAGTACGGGGCCAACTTCGTTCATACGATGCTAAAGCTGGCTGAAACGCGTCCATCGCTCACCGTCGTAAACGACCAGACCGGAAGCCCGACTTACACGCTTGATCTTGCGCGGTTTTTGACGGACCTGGTTTTAACCGAACTTTATGGCGTTTACCACGCGTCGAACAGCGGAACTTGCACGTGGTTTCAGTTTGCCCAGGCGATCTTCGAAGAATCCGGCAAGAGTGTTCAAGTTCTTCCATGTACGACGCAAGAATTTCCCCGTCCTGCTCCCAGGCCGGCGTATTCGGTCCTCGGCCATGACGCCATGGAACGAGCGGGATTTGAACCCATGCGTCATTGGCGGCAAGCATTGAGGGATTTCCTGGTTAAAGATTAG
- the rfbB gene encoding dTDP-glucose 4,6-dehydratase codes for MRLLITGGAGFIGSNFVHYVRREHPEYEVINVDLLTYAGNLDNLEGVGGENYRFVRADIADRAAMESIFQERVDTVVNFAAESHVDRSILDPGIFVRSNIQGTQTLLDLSKQYKVGNYIQVSTDEVYGTLGAEGLFTEETPLAPNSPYSASKAGADLLVRAYHETFGLPVNITRCSNNYGPYQFPEKLIPLMIRNALAYKPLPVYGDGLNVRDWLYVEDHCSAIDLVVHKGVSGEVYNVGGHNERTNLQVVRTILQELGRPESLISYVEDRLGHDRRYAIDASKIRRQLGWNPKHDYESGIRATIQWYLNNEKWMERIETGAYRENG; via the coding sequence TTGAGATTGCTGATTACCGGCGGAGCCGGTTTTATCGGAAGCAACTTCGTCCACTACGTGAGACGGGAGCATCCGGAGTATGAGGTCATCAATGTAGACTTGCTTACTTATGCAGGTAACCTGGATAACCTGGAAGGGGTCGGCGGAGAGAACTACCGATTCGTCCGCGCGGATATCGCGGACCGAGCTGCCATGGAGTCGATATTCCAGGAGAGAGTCGACACGGTCGTCAACTTCGCAGCGGAGTCCCATGTAGATAGAAGCATTCTTGATCCCGGAATTTTCGTAAGGAGCAACATCCAAGGGACTCAAACTTTGCTGGATTTGTCTAAGCAGTACAAGGTGGGCAACTACATTCAAGTCTCTACGGACGAAGTATACGGAACCTTGGGGGCTGAAGGGCTTTTCACGGAAGAAACGCCGCTCGCGCCCAATAGTCCTTACTCCGCAAGCAAGGCGGGAGCGGACCTCCTAGTTCGGGCATATCATGAAACGTTCGGTCTCCCCGTGAACATAACGAGATGTTCCAACAACTACGGACCGTACCAGTTTCCCGAGAAACTGATTCCGCTCATGATCCGCAATGCTTTGGCGTATAAGCCTCTGCCGGTATACGGAGACGGGCTCAACGTCCGGGATTGGCTTTACGTTGAAGATCATTGCAGCGCGATCGATTTGGTGGTTCATAAGGGAGTCAGCGGGGAAGTCTATAATGTCGGCGGGCATAACGAAAGAACGAACCTGCAGGTCGTCCGTACGATTCTTCAGGAGCTGGGTCGTCCGGAATCGCTGATTTCTTACGTCGAAGACCGTTTGGGGCACGACCGCCGCTATGCGATCGATGCGTCGAAGATCCGCCGCCAGTTGGGCTGGAATCCGAAACACGATTATGAATCCGGCATTCGTGCCACGATCCAGTGGTATCTGAATAACGAGAAGTGGATGGAGCGCATCGAAACGGGAGCGTATCGGGAAAATGGCTGA
- the rfbC gene encoding dTDP-4-dehydrorhamnose 3,5-epimerase: protein MIVTEGKLPGVKLIEPKVFQDHRGFFVESYNQERYVQNGIPMVFVQDNHSLSVETGVLRGLHYQLEPKAQTKLVRVTAGSIYDVVVDIRKGSPTFGHWEGFTLSADNKHQLLVPKGFAHGFCTLEPNTEVQYKVDNLYSAEHDRGIAWDDPAIGITWPVEHAILSEKDTRHPKLANAEINFIFEG, encoded by the coding sequence ATGATAGTAACGGAAGGCAAGCTGCCGGGTGTTAAGCTAATCGAACCGAAGGTTTTCCAAGATCACCGCGGATTTTTCGTGGAGAGCTATAATCAAGAACGCTATGTGCAGAATGGCATTCCTATGGTTTTCGTTCAGGACAATCATTCTTTGTCCGTCGAAACCGGCGTCTTACGCGGACTGCACTACCAGTTGGAGCCGAAGGCTCAAACCAAACTGGTTCGAGTGACGGCCGGCTCCATTTACGATGTTGTGGTGGATATTCGGAAAGGCTCACCGACTTTCGGCCATTGGGAAGGGTTTACGTTATCCGCCGATAACAAGCATCAGCTCCTTGTGCCTAAAGGTTTCGCGCATGGTTTCTGCACGCTGGAGCCGAACACAGAAGTGCAATACAAGGTGGACAATCTTTATTCGGCGGAACACGATCGGGGAATCGCATGGGACGATCCTGCGATTGGGATCACATGGCCGGTTGAACACGCGATTCTCTCGGAGAAAGACACTCGCCATCCTAAGCTAGCCAATGCTGAAATCAACTTCATTTTCGAAGGGTGA
- a CDS encoding sugar phosphate nucleotidyltransferase — MKGIILAGGTGSRLYPLTKVTNKHLLPVGKYPMIFHAIAKLKESDIKDILIVTGKDHMGDVVNLLGSGKEFGLSFTYKVQDEAGGIAQALGLAEHFVGDDSMVVILGDNVFEDSIAPYVENFRKQGKGAKILIQEVPDPNRYGVPELDGDRIVSIEEKPSHPKSQYAVTGIYMYDAEVFNVVRRLKPSARGELEITDVNNSYIEEGTLTYDALQGWWTDAGTYGSLMKANELAQEVRFGEEFGKLKL; from the coding sequence ATGAAAGGAATCATCTTAGCCGGCGGTACCGGATCGCGTTTATATCCTTTAACCAAGGTCACGAACAAACACTTGCTTCCGGTCGGCAAGTACCCGATGATTTTTCATGCGATCGCGAAGCTGAAGGAGTCCGACATTAAAGATATCTTGATCGTAACGGGCAAAGATCATATGGGAGATGTCGTCAACTTGCTCGGGAGCGGTAAAGAGTTCGGGCTTTCGTTCACATACAAGGTGCAGGATGAAGCGGGCGGTATCGCCCAAGCTCTCGGATTGGCGGAACATTTCGTGGGCGATGATTCGATGGTTGTCATTCTGGGGGATAATGTGTTCGAAGATTCCATTGCTCCATACGTGGAAAATTTCAGAAAGCAAGGAAAAGGTGCCAAGATTCTTATTCAAGAGGTGCCGGATCCGAATCGATATGGCGTTCCGGAACTGGACGGGGACCGAATCGTTTCCATTGAGGAGAAGCCGTCCCATCCTAAGAGTCAATACGCGGTAACCGGAATATACATGTACGATGCCGAAGTGTTTAACGTTGTCCGTCGTTTGAAGCCCTCGGCTCGCGGAGAGTTAGAAATCACGGATGTGAACAATAGCTATATCGAAGAGGGAACGTTAACTTATGATGCCCTTCAAGGGTGGTGGACGGACGCCGGCACCTATGGTTCGCTTATGAAAGCGAATGAGTTGGCGCAAGAAGTCCGTTTCGGCGAGGAGTTCGGCAAACTTAAATTGTAA